Below is a genomic region from Azospirillum sp. B510.
TCCGCATCGACATCCACAGCCGCAGCCTCGCCAGCGCCGCCGCCTTCTGCGCGGCGCAGGAGGGGCAGGGGGTGGAACTGCGTCCGATGAACGGCCCGGTCGATCCGGCCGCCGGGGTGGTGATCGCCCTGACGACCAGCCTGTCGCCGATTTATGACGAGACGCCGCGCCCGGACCGGCTGCTGATCGGCGTCGGCGCCTTCAAGCCGGAGATGGTGGAGTTCGGCCCGGCCGCCGTCCATGGCAGCGATCTGTTCGTCGACGACCCCGCCGGCGCCCGCCACGAGGCCGGCGACCTCATCCAGGCCGGGGTGGAGTGGAGCGGCGTCAAGTCGCTGGTCGACGCGCTGGACGGCCAGGCGACCGATGGGCGCCCGCGCCTGTTCAAGAGCGTCGGCTGCGCCGCCTGGGATCTGGCCGCCGCGCGCTGCGCGTTGGGGCAGGGCTAGAGCGCGATCGCTTCAGACGGAATCGTCTGAAGCGTGAATCGCACGGAAAATCGAAAGGCTAGAGTCGCTGCCTCACCGACGCAGCGGCGCCGCGCGCTTGACCAGCCGGCGGTCCATGTCGGTGCTTTCCACCGTCGGTTCGCCCAGGCTGCGCAGGGCGAAGGCGAAGGTGTCCATCACCCGGTCCAGCACGATCTCCTGGTCGTCCGGGCGGCGGCTGACCGACACCACGGCATAGCCGGCGGCGCGGGCCACCGCCGGATCACCGCGCAGGCCGCGCACGCCCCAGCCCGCCAGCGCATCCTTGCAGCGGAACAGCTCGGCGGCGAAGCCGCCCGCCGACTGGGTGCGTCCGACCACATAGGCGGCGGCGACCGCCAGCGGCGCCAGCAGCCCGTCCCAGTCCAGGCAATCCTCGCGCCCGACCCACACTCCGCCGACCGAGCAGGCGGCGGGACCGATCGCCTCGCCGATCCCGGTGCGGAAGGCGCGCAGGGTCGCGACGGCTTCGGCCGCCGGCATCGGCTCCACCCGCCGCCCCTCCGGCATCAGCATCAGCCGGCCCGCCCATTGTGACGATGGCGGCAGCTGTTCGGTCAGGCGTGCGAGCAGCGCCTCGCGGGCGGCGGCGAAGGGGACGACCTCGGACATCGGGGCCTGCGGCGATGGTGGGAAGGCGAGGGCGAGAAAAAGCCCGAGAAGCACCGGAATGTCAAGGGCAAGCCAATGGTTGCGACTTTTGGTCGTGTAACATCCCGCCGGCATCCGGCAAACGGGATGCTCCGGCCCGCGTCAACGCATGGCGGCGGAAATGTCAAACCACGGTATCGGTCCGCGCGCCCTCGATCGTGGAAGAGGCGGGGGAGACGCCGGACTTCAGCGATCGAGTCAGCGCTTCGAGAACAGCGTCCTTTTCGGTGGCGTCCTTGCTGGTGGCAGTGCCGGCGCCGGCCGCTGCCGCTCCCGTGGTTGCTGGCAGCGGCTGGAGGGCCGGATAGTCCTGACGGCTGTATGTGGCGTTCGCATTGGCCTTCAACAGGGCGACCATCGGGTCCTCCTCCCCCGTCTTCTTGGCGTTCATCGCGCTTGCCGCTTGCCATGCCGCATCCAACTGGGCTTTGCCATCGGAATAGCCGGGAGGCAACCTGTCGGTGGCGGCCTGCTTGGACTGGGGCAGGGCGGGGGGCCGCTGCAAATCGGGGATCCCGTTGAAATCCGTTTCCGCGGCGAACGCAGTCGCGGCATCCCGATAAGCCGCCGGCCGGAATCCGGCATTGAACAGTTTCTCGACGGCTTTCGAATCTGACGGGGAGAATATCGCCGGATCGTCTTCGCCGGAAAATATGTCCGAATGGCGGAGGTTGTTGCCGAGGCGCCGCATCATGAAATTGCCATCGACCTCCTCCCCATCCTTCATGACCTTCTCGTCAAGGGGGCCATAGCTCTGAACGAAGTTTTTTTTATGATCCTCCAAGGCTGCGGTCATTTCCTTTAAGAGAGAGCCGCTTGCAGCCGGTATGCTTTCACCGGAATTGTCATTATTTACTTTTCCCATTCTCTTAAGGAATGAATCGGATATGCGCGCTTGCTCGGCATTGAATCTCATTTTATTATCACTGATAGATCGAATTTTTTCACCGACCTCGATTTCCTCCTGGGTGCGCGGCGCTTCCCTGAAGTATCGATTCTGAACCGCCTCCTTGGCGATGCCGCGAAGCCCCTTGACCACATCATCGGCCGTCAACACCCCCGCCTTGACGGACTCCTCCAGCATGCTGCGCGCCTTGCCATCCAGCTTTTCGAAGACCTTGGCGGCCACGCCGGTCAATGCCTTGCCGAGGGGACTGACGTCCACGCTGTCGGCGGCTTCGGCGGACGGTGGCGAAAACGCGGAGGCGACCAGGCTCTTGCTCTTGCCGACCGCCGCGCCCACAGGCTTCCATGTTCCCGCCTGGCTGGTGGCGGACAGAGCTGAGAACAGGCTGCTTGCGTTATGAGACATGGAGGTCTCCTGGTTTGGCGGCGGATGGGGGTGCTGACGGAAATGACAAATCCTTATGGGGGTTCATACTGTATGTATATTCTCCATAATGAATCATTAATTCCATCAGATGCCGCTATAAATGGTAAAATGCTTCGATGCCTATGCATCTTGAGGATGCCGGCCCGCTGCCGTTTCCGCCTTCGACAATCCTGCTGTCAGGTCGACGATGACGGCGGTTCACTCCGATCTCCAAAAAAATGCGAGGCTTTGCGTTTTTCCGCTTGCCAGGGTCCGTCAACGTTTTTATAAAGCGGCCTCCGTTCCCGGTTAGCTCAGTTGGTAGAGCAGCGGACTGTTAATCCGCTTGTCGCTGGTTCGAGTCCAGCACCGGGAGCCATCGCGCGGGTGTAGCTCAGTTGGTTAGAGCGCCGGCCTGTCACGCCGGAGGCCGCGGGTTCAAGTCCCGTCACTCGCGCCATTCTCCTCATGGTATCCAAATCGACGCATCGGCTGATCGCGACTGCCCCACCGGGCGGCTTCGCGCTATCATGCGTTCTTCGCCGCGTTCACGATGCGGCCGATGGCGCCGGTTCCCTGTTGTACGGGTGCCCGCGCGCCCAACGGCCGCGCACAGCCGGGGAGGAACCGCTCATGCGTTTGTCTGACAAGGTCGCCGTCGTCACCGGTGGCGGATCGGGCTTCGGCGAGGGCATCGCCCGCCGTTTCGCCGCCGAGGGGGCCCGCGTCATCGTCGCCGACCTGGACGAGGCCGCCGCCGGCCGCGTCGCCGACAGCCTGGGCGAGACGGCGCTCGCCGTCCGCGCCGACGTGGCGGTTGGCGAGGATTACGAGGCCATCGTCTCCGCCGCCCTGGGGGCGTTCGGACGGCTCGACATCCTGATCAACAATGCCGGCTACACCCACCGCTACGGCTCGATGCTGGAGGTCGACGAAGCCACCTTCGACCGCATCTATGCCGTCAATGTGAAGTCGCTCTATCACGGCGCCATCCATGCCGTGCCGGTGTTCCGCGCCCAGGGCGGCGGCGTGATCCTGAACATCGCGTCGACCGCCGGCCTGCGGCCGCGGCCGAACCTCACCTGGTACAATGGCTCCAAGGGGGCGGTGATCACCCTGACCAAGTCGATGGCGGCGGAGCTGGCGGCCGACAATGTCCGCGTCTGTGCCATAGCACCGGTGGCGGGTGAGACCGGCATGCTCCACCGCTTCATGGGGCAGGACACGCCGGAGCGCCGGGAGCAGTTCCTGCGCAGCATCCCGCTCGGCCGCCTGTCGACGCCGGATGACATCGCCAACGCCGCACTCTATCTCTGTTCCGACGAGGGATCCTTCCTGACCGGCGTGTGCCTGGAGGTCGATGGCGGGCGGTGCATCTGAGGGGCCGGCGGTATCGTTCAGCCAGACACCCGGCGGGCGCGGACACGGATCAGGCCGCT
It encodes:
- a CDS encoding glucose 1-dehydrogenase, which translates into the protein MRLSDKVAVVTGGGSGFGEGIARRFAAEGARVIVADLDEAAAGRVADSLGETALAVRADVAVGEDYEAIVSAALGAFGRLDILINNAGYTHRYGSMLEVDEATFDRIYAVNVKSLYHGAIHAVPVFRAQGGGVILNIASTAGLRPRPNLTWYNGSKGAVITLTKSMAAELAADNVRVCAIAPVAGETGMLHRFMGQDTPERREQFLRSIPLGRLSTPDDIANAALYLCSDEGSFLTGVCLEVDGGRCI